CGAGGATACTCTGACTGAACGCATGACCCAGACCGACGCGCTGGTTGTCATGAAGATCGGGCGGAACTTCGACAAGGTAAAGCGCGCGCTGAGACAAGCCGGGCTGTATGACCGCGCGTGGATCGTCGAATACGCTCAGATGCCGAACCAACGGGTCTGCAAACTGTCTGACAATTGCGAAGGGATCACGCCCTATTTCTCGATCATTCTGGTTCATGGACAGGGACGCCGACCATGAGCGGTTGGGTCAAGATCGCTGGCCTTGGGCCTGGAAACGAAGCACTGGTCACTCCCGAAGTCACTGCCGCGCTGGCAGAAGCGACGGACGTGGTTGGCTACATCCCTTATGTTGCTCGGGTGGCCGAGCGAGAGGGATTGACCCTGCACGCCAGCGATAACCGGGTCGAGATCGACCGCTCTCAGCACGCTTTGCAAATGGCGGCCGACGGTAAGCGCGTCGTTGTAGTCTCGTCAGGGGATCCCGGCGTGTTTGCGATGGCCGCAGCGGTGTTTGAAGCGCTTGAAAACGGGCCGAATGACTGGCGCGACATACAGATCGAAGTGTTGCCCGGGATCACTGCGATGCTGGCGGCTTCGGCCCGCGCTGGGGCACCGTTAGGGCATGATTTCTGCGCCATCAACCTGAGCGACAACCTGAAGCCATGGCCACTGATCGAAAAGCGCCTCCGACTTGCCGCGCAGGGCGATTTCGCCATGGCGTTCTACAACCCTCGCTCGAAGTCTCGACCGGAAGGGTTTGAAAAAACGCTGGAAATCCTGCGGGAAGAATGTGAGCCGGAACGCCTGATCCTGTTTGCACGCGCTGTATCCCGCGAGAATGAGGCTTTGCGGATTTCAACTCTGGAAGAAGCCACGGCAGATATGGCGGACATGCAGACCGTCGTCATCGTCGGCTCGTCCCTGACCCGCATAGTCGAGCGCAACAGCGCCCCGATCGTCTACACCCCGAGATTCACGCTGGCCAAGGATTAAGTATGCGCCAGCCAGTCCAAGACCTGCGTGACATTTGCCAACTCGGTCCGCTTCGGCAGGGTCGGACGGTCTATCATCAGAACCGGCAAGCCCAGCGCCCTTGCGGCATCCAGTTTGGCCCGCGCGCCGGTGCCACCCGCATTCTTGGACACAATCAATTGCGTATGGTGACGTTCCATCAAGGCCCGGTCCTCTTCAACAGAAAACGGGCCCCGCGAAACGATCACATCGCTTTTCGGAAGCGGCAATGCGTCCGGATCGTCTACAAGCCGCAAAAGATAGTGATGCTGAGGTTGGGCTGCGAAGTCATGAAGATGCATGCGGCCAACTGCCAGGAAGACGCGGCGGGCTGGACCAGCCAAAGCTTCAACCGCAGCTTCAATATCCGGTACGTGCTGCCAGTTATCTCCGTCTTGCGCGACCCAGGCAGGCCGGGTCAGAGCGGCCAAGGGCGTTGCAGCCCTCGCACAGGCATCCACCGCATTTCGGCTCATCTGTGCCGCAAAGGGATGAGTCGCATCGACAACATGGCTGACGCCGTGCTCGTGAATGTACCGCGCCAGTCCCGCTGCACCACCAAACCCGCCCACGCGCATCGGCACGGGTTGCGAGCGCGGGTTATCGACACGTCCAGCGTAGGAATATGTAGCGGGAATGCCTTGATCGGCAACCGATTTTGCCAGAGCATTCGCCTCGGTCGTGCCACCAAGAATCAGGAGGTTGGGCATGTCTGAAACTCCGTGGCTGACTGTATTGGGTTTGGGCGAAGATGGACTGGATGGCCTGTCCCCTGCAAGCCGTCAAGTGCTGGACCGCGCTGAGATTGTCATGGGTCCGACACGCCACCTGTCGTTGATCCCAGACAGCGCGGCGGAACGGATTGAATGGCCGGTCCCATTTGCCGATGGCCTGCCAATTCTGACCGCATTGCGCGGTCGGCAAACCGTTGTGCTGGCCTCGGGTGATCCGTTCTGGTTCGGGGCCGGGTCCGTTATCGCGCGTAATTTCGAAACGAACGAATGGATTGCCCTACCCGGCCAGTCGACCTTTTCGCTTGCTGCTGCGCGGCTTGGTTGGCCGCTTGAAAACACGTTGACCTTCGGGCTACATGCCGCGCCTCTGACGCGCCTTCGCCCTCACTTGGCACCCGGCCTGCGCGCGATTCTCTTGCTGCGCGACGGCAAAGCCGTAGCCGAGCTTGCGACCTATCTGGGCAAAACCGATTTTGCGGATTGTACTCTGCACGTCATGGAAGCGCTCGGTGGCCCCCGTGAACGCGCGCGCAGCGTGTCGCTGACCGAGGCGTTGCTTGGTACATTCGAACATCCGGTTTGTGTCGGTCTTGATGTCGCGGGTACTGGGCGTGCCTTTCCCAAAGCCTCGGGAAAGCCCGATGACATCTTTGAAACCGACGGCCAGATCACCAAGCGCCCCATTCGCGCGCTAACCCTGTCGGCGCTTGCTCCTCAGCGGGGTGAGCATCTGTGGGATATCGGTGGTGGCACCGGTTCGATCAGCATCGAATGGCTGATGTGCGATCCGACGCTAACTGCAACGACTATCGAGCCGCGTGCTGATCGGGCCGAACGCATTCGCCGCAATGCCAATACGTTAGGGCAGGATCGGTTGTGCGTTGTGCACGGTTCTGCACCAGAGTCGTTGGCTGATCTTGACCGACCCGATGTGGTGTTCATCGGTGGCGGTCTGAGTGCGGATCTGCTGAACTGGCTACAGGCTAATCTTCAGGCCGGCACGCGGCTGATCGCCAACGCGGTGACATTGGAAAGCGAAGCGTTACTAGCTGAATGGCACGACAAGCTCGGCGGAGACCTGCTGCGCATCGAACTGGCGCAGGCAGCTGCGCTTGGTCCACGGCGAGGCTGGAAATCTGCCTATCCCGTAGTGCAGTGGAGCCTCACGTTATGATCGTCGCGGGGTTAGGTTTCTCATCCTCTGCTACGCTGGCCAGTCTTCGTGCCGCTTTCGAGCTTGCCTCGACAGGAAAAACTGTCGAGGCCCTTGCGACCGTTGCGGACAAGGACGGACACGCCGCACTTGCCGCGCTTGCAGAAGCAACTGAGCTGCCGATACATTTCATTCCGGCAAATGATCTTGCCGAACAACGCACACTTACTTGCTCAACCCGCAGTCGCGCCACATATGGCACCGGCAGCGTGGCCGAAGCATCCGCTCTTGCTGCCGCCGGACATGGCGCGCGGCTGATTTCACCCAGACAAATCTCGGACGACCGGCTTGCAACCTGCGCCGTCGCCATCGGAGGACAGACATGACCGTTCATTTCATCGGCGCCGGACCGGGCGCCGCCGACCTGCTGACCCTGCGCGGGCGCGATATCATCGCCTCCTGCCCGGTGTGCCTTTATGCGGGTTCATTGGTACCCGAGGAGATTCTGGGCCACTGCCCCAAAGGCGCGAAGATCGTAAACACCGCACCCATGGATCTGGATCAGATCATGGCCGAAATCGAAGCAGCGCATAAAGCTGGACAGGACGTGGCGCGGCTGCATTCCGGGGACCTCTCGGTCTGGTCGGCGATGGGTGAGCAAATCAGACGTCTGAAAGAGATGGGTGTCCCGGTCAGCGTCACGCCCGGTGTACCCTCGTTTGCGGCTGCGGCTGCAGCGCTCGGGACCGAGCTGACACTGCCCGGTCTGGCGCAATCAGTGGTCTTGACCCGCACGCCCGGGCGTGCGTCTTCGATGCCGGAAGGCGAGACACTGAAAAACTTCGCTAAAACAGGTGCGACTTTGGCTATCCACCTTTCGATCGGAAATCTGGATAACGTCATCGCCGACCTGACACCTGCCTATGGGGCAGACTGCCCGGTCGCCGTGGTCTACCGCGCTAGTTGGCCGGATGAGAAGATCATCCGCGCAACGCTTGCCACGTTGAAGGAGGCGCTGGACAACAGCATCTCGCGCACCGCACTGATCATGGTTGGTCCGGCGCTTGCAGGTGAAGGGTTTGACGAAAGCTGTCTGTATTCCAAGACATATGACCGCCGCTATCGCCCTCAAAGCGCCGACAGTCCGTGGTCGAGCTGGAGCCATGGTGATGACTAACCCACCGGGAATACTGATTTCCGCTCCGTCGTCGGGTACAGGCAAGACCACAGTCATGCTAGGATTGCTCCGGGCGCTGGCCGAGGACGGCTTGACCGTGCAGCCGTTCAAAAGCGGGCCGGACTACATCGACCCGGCTTTTCACCGGGCTGCGGCAGGCCGTGCCTCGTTCAATCTGGATAGCTGGGCGATGGGGGAGCCGCTGCTAAGCGCGATCTCTGAGCAGGCGACGGGCGCGGATATTGTGGTGGCCGAAGGCTCAATGGGTTTGTTTGATGGCGTCGCCAAACCCGGAGAGCTGGGGCATGGGTCGAGCGCTGAAACGGCGCTACGCATGGGATGGCCGGTCGTTCTGGTCCTGGATGTCGGAGGACAGGCGCAATCGGCGGCGGCGACCGCGCTTGGCTTTCGGATATATAACCCCGATCTACCTTTTGCCGGGGTGATCCTGAACCGCTGTGCCAGCCCAAGACATGAGCGGCTGACGCGGCTGGGCATGGAACGGGCTGGATTGCCGGTTCTGGGCGTTCTTCCGCGCCGAGGTGATCTGACTCTGCCCGAAAGACATCTAGGCCTGATCCAGGCGGTTGAGCATCCGGATCTGGAAACGGCAATCGCCGGATATGCCGCATTCCTGCGTGAACATGTCGATCTGGATGCGATCAAACGGGCGGCCTCCTCAGGCCCTGTTGGGCCATCGTCAGCCGCGCTGCCGCGACCCCCGGCGCAGCGGATCGCACTGGCCCGTGATGCAGCGTTTTCATTTACCTACCCGCATCTGCTGGAAGGGTGGCGCAGCGCCGGTGCAGAAATACTGCCCTTTTCGCCACTGGCAAACGAAGCGCCAGCTGCAGACGCTGAACTGGTCTGGCTACCGGGGGGCTATCCCGAGCTGCACGCAGGAACATTGGCGGCAGCAGATACCTTCTTGACGGGACTGCGCAAACACGCGGAAACGCGGCCCGTGCATGGTGAATGCGGGGGCTATATGGCATTGGGGGAAGTTCTGGTCGACAAGGAAGGCGCGCCACATCAGATGGCGGGGTTGTTGGGTCTGCAAACCTCATACCAAAAGCGCAAATTCAACCTTGGCTATCGTAGGGCTGAACTTTTGGCGTCGATGCCTGGCTTTGCCAAGGGTACCGCCTTGCGCGGACATGAGTTCCACTATTCCTCGATCATCGAACAACCTGACGCTCCTCTTGCGCGAGTCTTCGATGCCGAGGGGGCCGAAGGCCCTCAGACAGGATCGCGACGTGGCAATGTCACCGGCACATTTTTCCATCTTATTGCAGAGGCCTCGGCATGACCGGTTTTGTCTCTTTCATTGGCTCCGGTCCGGGTGATCCGGAGCTACTAACGCTCAAGGCCGTAGACCGGATGCAGAAAGCCGATGCGGTGCTGTTTGATGATCTCAGCAGCGGCCCGATCCTGACCCATGCGCGTGACGATGCTGATCTGGTTGGTGTTGGCAAACGCGCCGGTCGCCCTTCGCCCAAGCAGGATCACGTCAGCCGATTGTTGGTGGAGTATGCGCAGACCGGTCAGCAGGTGGTACGCCTGAAATCCGGTGACGGAGGATTGTTCGGTCGACTGGAAGAAGAACTGGTCGCGTTGCAGGCAGCCGGCATCAAGTACGAGATCATTCCCGGCATCCCCTCTGCCGTCGCGGCGGCAGCTGCAGCTGGTATTCCTCTGACCCGACGCCTGACTGCACGTCGTGTTCAATTCGTCACCGGGCATGACGTAAGTGGCAAATTGCCGACCGATCTGAACCTTTCCGCCCTGGCTGATGCTAGCGCGACGACGGTCGTATTTATGGGCAAGCGCACTTTTCCCTTGCTGGTCGAAGCCCTGAGCGCGCATGGCTTGCCGTTGGACACGCCTGCTTTGATGGCCGAATCTGTTTCAACTCCCGAGCAATCCTTGGAGCGCTCCACAATCGGAGACCTGTCCGACAAGCTGCGATCCGAGGTTGGAACCGCCCCGGCCCTGATCCTGTATGGCCCGCTGGCAGAGTTCGAAGATGTTTGAACTGATTCTGATCGGAATCGGCACGGGTAATCCCGACCACCTGACCTTTCAGGGGGCGAAGGCGATCAGATCAGCGGACCTGATCCTGATCCCGCGAAAAGGAGAGAACAAAGCTGATCTGGCCGGTTTGCGCGAAGACATCATCTCGCAGGTCACCGACAAACCTGCAC
The Ruegeria sp. SCSIO 43209 genome window above contains:
- the cobJ gene encoding precorrin-3B C(17)-methyltransferase, with amino-acid sequence MSGWVKIAGLGPGNEALVTPEVTAALAEATDVVGYIPYVARVAEREGLTLHASDNRVEIDRSQHALQMAADGKRVVVVSSGDPGVFAMAAAVFEALENGPNDWRDIQIEVLPGITAMLAASARAGAPLGHDFCAINLSDNLKPWPLIEKRLRLAAQGDFAMAFYNPRSKSRPEGFEKTLEILREECEPERLILFARAVSRENEALRISTLEEATADMADMQTVVIVGSSLTRIVERNSAPIVYTPRFTLAKD
- a CDS encoding cobalt-precorrin-6A reductase, coding for MPNLLILGGTTEANALAKSVADQGIPATYSYAGRVDNPRSQPVPMRVGGFGGAAGLARYIHEHGVSHVVDATHPFAAQMSRNAVDACARAATPLAALTRPAWVAQDGDNWQHVPDIEAAVEALAGPARRVFLAVGRMHLHDFAAQPQHHYLLRLVDDPDALPLPKSDVIVSRGPFSVEEDRALMERHHTQLIVSKNAGGTGARAKLDAARALGLPVLMIDRPTLPKRTELANVTQVLDWLAHT
- the cbiE gene encoding precorrin-6y C5,15-methyltransferase (decarboxylating) subunit CbiE, translating into MSETPWLTVLGLGEDGLDGLSPASRQVLDRAEIVMGPTRHLSLIPDSAAERIEWPVPFADGLPILTALRGRQTVVLASGDPFWFGAGSVIARNFETNEWIALPGQSTFSLAAARLGWPLENTLTFGLHAAPLTRLRPHLAPGLRAILLLRDGKAVAELATYLGKTDFADCTLHVMEALGGPRERARSVSLTEALLGTFEHPVCVGLDVAGTGRAFPKASGKPDDIFETDGQITKRPIRALTLSALAPQRGEHLWDIGGGTGSISIEWLMCDPTLTATTIEPRADRAERIRRNANTLGQDRLCVVHGSAPESLADLDRPDVVFIGGGLSADLLNWLQANLQAGTRLIANAVTLESEALLAEWHDKLGGDLLRIELAQAAALGPRRGWKSAYPVVQWSLTL
- a CDS encoding cobalamin biosynthesis protein, with translation MIVAGLGFSSSATLASLRAAFELASTGKTVEALATVADKDGHAALAALAEATELPIHFIPANDLAEQRTLTCSTRSRATYGTGSVAEASALAAAGHGARLISPRQISDDRLATCAVAIGGQT
- the cobM gene encoding precorrin-4 C(11)-methyltransferase produces the protein MTVHFIGAGPGAADLLTLRGRDIIASCPVCLYAGSLVPEEILGHCPKGAKIVNTAPMDLDQIMAEIEAAHKAGQDVARLHSGDLSVWSAMGEQIRRLKEMGVPVSVTPGVPSFAAAAAALGTELTLPGLAQSVVLTRTPGRASSMPEGETLKNFAKTGATLAIHLSIGNLDNVIADLTPAYGADCPVAVVYRASWPDEKIIRATLATLKEALDNSISRTALIMVGPALAGEGFDESCLYSKTYDRRYRPQSADSPWSSWSHGDD
- a CDS encoding cobyrinate a,c-diamide synthase — its product is MVMTNPPGILISAPSSGTGKTTVMLGLLRALAEDGLTVQPFKSGPDYIDPAFHRAAAGRASFNLDSWAMGEPLLSAISEQATGADIVVAEGSMGLFDGVAKPGELGHGSSAETALRMGWPVVLVLDVGGQAQSAAATALGFRIYNPDLPFAGVILNRCASPRHERLTRLGMERAGLPVLGVLPRRGDLTLPERHLGLIQAVEHPDLETAIAGYAAFLREHVDLDAIKRAASSGPVGPSSAALPRPPAQRIALARDAAFSFTYPHLLEGWRSAGAEILPFSPLANEAPAADAELVWLPGGYPELHAGTLAAADTFLTGLRKHAETRPVHGECGGYMALGEVLVDKEGAPHQMAGLLGLQTSYQKRKFNLGYRRAELLASMPGFAKGTALRGHEFHYSSIIEQPDAPLARVFDAEGAEGPQTGSRRGNVTGTFFHLIAEASA
- the cobA gene encoding uroporphyrinogen-III C-methyltransferase gives rise to the protein MTGFVSFIGSGPGDPELLTLKAVDRMQKADAVLFDDLSSGPILTHARDDADLVGVGKRAGRPSPKQDHVSRLLVEYAQTGQQVVRLKSGDGGLFGRLEEELVALQAAGIKYEIIPGIPSAVAAAAAAGIPLTRRLTARRVQFVTGHDVSGKLPTDLNLSALADASATTVVFMGKRTFPLLVEALSAHGLPLDTPALMAESVSTPEQSLERSTIGDLSDKLRSEVGTAPALILYGPLAEFEDV